The DNA region TTTGAACCTAGTCTCCTATGGTTTATGTCCCACCGATAGGACACACCCTCGgttaaggaaaagaataaaacaGACCCAAGGCAAAAGTACTTAAAGAAGAATCGAAAATCTTCCTTCACTGAAAAACTTAGGTTGGTAAGCTCAAAAATTGTCTTTAATTGCTTTTAGGTGAGCTGAGTGTTATGCTACATTTCCTCCATTGGTAATTTCATAAAAAATTTAACCAGATATTTAGTAAATACTAATGTAAGTATTAGTTGATCCGAAATCTTGTAGTAGCTGATTTGATGTCAAATCCAGCCAAAGCTGTGAAATAGCTGCTTAGCTGATTTTAAGAGTGAAAATTACCAAATGCTGAAGCTATTGATGTCTGTTGAGAAGCTTATTAGCAGCAAAAGATAGTGTGTCtcttgtgtgtgctgtttggacTTTTCCTTTCCAATAACAGATCTGTATAATCCCTTTTATTCTTGCTCTAAAGAATGCAATTCCTCGATATCAAGATGAGATGGAGGATGAGTGTCGTATCATGTATGTGTACTATCTGCAGATTATTTGGAGATTTCTTACCTTTgtgttcttttttattttctgcAGATTACTATTGGTGTTGTATGATGCCTCCTAAAATTACTGATCTACCTGAGAATGCTATCAATGCCATTCTGATGTGTTTGCCTTTGCGAGATGCCGTGAGGACAAGCATCTTATCAAAGAAATGGAGGTACAAGTGGTGCAAACTTCCAGAGTTGACCCTTGATGATAAACTTTGGAAGACGACAGATAACTTACTATCCCCTTCTATTAAGTTTACAACCATTATGTACAACATTTTGACCCTTCATTCAGGACCACTTACTAAGTTTACCCTCTCTATGTCTGAACTGAAAAAGTATCCAAAGATCGGCAGCTTGATACATTTCCTCTCTAGGAATGGCATTCAGCATCTTGTTCTTAAATTTTCAGAGTGGAACCGATACAAACTGCCTTCTTCATTATTCACGTGTTCGCAGTTGAGGCATTTGACCCTCCAAAATTGTCTAATATGTCCTTCACCAGCCTTCGAAGGTTTCGATATGTTAATTAGTCTGGAACTGTGTCATGTCTCAATTTCTTCCGAAGCACTAGAAAATTTAATCTCTTCAAGCCCATTACTTGAGAATTTAGTGCTGAAAATGTCAGATACTTTGAACCACATCCAAATTAAAGCTCCCAAGTTGAGGTCCTTCGAGTTCACAGGCTGTATAAAATTTATCTCCTTAAAAAACGTTCCGCAACTTGCTAAACTCTGTCTTTTGTATGGAGAATCTTTTGAGGAATCAGAAAAATGTGATCTTGACAATTTTTTTCAGTCACATCCTGCTCTTGAGCATCTCCACTTGGAATATGGAAGTTCCCAGGTAAATGTTGCTTCAGAACTTCATTGTTATGCATTTCCACTAAATCTACCGTCTTTGGGCTTCGAGTCATcctgatttttctttttctttgtagtTCTTGGTTGCTGAAGTACCAACAAGGCTTTCCTCTGCTCTTAACTATCTTAAACATCTTTACGTATCTATGGATGAATTAGATGATCTTTCCTGCGCTCTTTACTTGATACGAAGCTCCCCATGTTTACAAGATCTTGAAGTGGAGGTTATTTGCGatgtttatttttttcctttttcttttgcaTGTGTTGTTCATACATAATGGCGACTTATTTTCGGACTCATTGGATCTTCAATTTTCTTAATCTTTCTTAGGTATCTATGGAAGAATCGGATTACAAGGATGACATAGTTGACGAAGTTTCTGCAAGCTTCTCAGATGTAGGATTGAATCAAGTTAAGACGGTTAAGATTGCAGGAATAATTGGCACCAAGCTTGAAATGGAGCTTATCAAGCTTCTATTGGCCAAATCTCCGATGCTGGTGAGAATGATCATCCAGCCCGAACAATTATGGGTAGACAAAGAAAAAGGTGTCAAGATACTTGCAGAGTTATCAACATTTCAGCGGGCATCACGTAAAGCTGAAGTTGAATGTCACCTAGAATGAGTCAGGATGTAGTAGTATATGCTTGTTTTTGCCTAAGTTATCTACACAGTGGTTGTTTATTTTCAATGTTATCTGGGGTGTGTTGGTTCTCTACTTTTTGTGTAATGACTCAGTTTCGGATAGTTTACATAGGTTTGTTAGCCATCATAGTGCGATTACGCGCCTTCTGCTCCTAGTACTCAGATTTGTGTGAACTTAATATCATTAATGTTTCTTTCAGAGCAAAAAAGGGGACCTAGGAAATGCACATCTCATGCTCCATTGTTGAAGACTTTTAACATTGCTTTTCCATTAAATCTAGTGTTATGCAGCTTCTTCAGTAATcagttgtgtttttttttttttttttttttttttttgttgatatgttatttattctttttgtttttggtttagCCATTCTGATTTGTGTTAAAGATTTCTGATGAAGGCGGGATAAATGTTCGACTAACTTTGATTCGTGTTAAGACTAGTGATTAAGGTGGGATAAATGTCCCACCACATCTCTCGTTGATAATATGATATTTATTCGTTATCTGACATGGAGATTATCGTTTTAAGTTAACTTATGTGATATTTACCAAGATCTTATGTCTCCTTCCATTTGCTTGATATAAGAAAGAAAAGAATGGGCACAATGCAAAACACAAAGAGCTTTAAAGTTTGATACAACACAAGTATTTTAAGGTAAAACTGTACTTCTATAATATGTAATTGTGAAAAGAGATAATCTAAAGATTGAAAATATGATTGATA from Lycium barbarum isolate Lr01 chromosome 10, ASM1917538v2, whole genome shotgun sequence includes:
- the LOC132615519 gene encoding F-box/FBD/LRR-repeat protein At1g13570-like: MMPPKITDLPENAINAILMCLPLRDAVRTSILSKKWRYKWCKLPELTLDDKLWKTTDNLLSPSIKFTTIMYNILTLHSGPLTKFTLSMSELKKYPKIGSLIHFLSRNGIQHLVLKFSEWNRYKLPSSLFTCSQLRHLTLQNCLICPSPAFEGFDMLISLELCHVSISSEALENLISSSPLLENLVLKMSDTLNHIQIKAPKLRSFEFTGCIKFISLKNVPQLAKLCLLYGESFEESEKCDLDNFFQSHPALEHLHLEYGSSQFLVAEVPTRLSSALNYLKHLYVSMDELDDLSCALYLIRSSPCLQDLEVEVSMEESDYKDDIVDEVSASFSDVGLNQVKTVKIAGIIGTKLEMELIKLLLAKSPMLVRMIIQPEQLWVDKEKGVKILAELSTFQRASRKAEVECHLE